In Listeria monocytogenes, the following proteins share a genomic window:
- a CDS encoding Stp1/IreP family PP2C-type Ser/Thr phosphatase: protein MHAEFRTDRGRIRHHNEDNGGVFENKDNQPIVIVADGMGGHRAGDVASEMAVRLLSDAWKETTALLTAEEIETWLRKTIQEVNKEIALYAESEMDLNGMGTTLVAAIMAQSQVVIANVGDSRGYLLQNHVLRQLTEDHSLVHELLRTGEISKEDAMNHPRKNILLRALGVEGKVEVDTFVVPFQTSDTLLLCSDGLTNMVPETEMEEILKSKRTLSEKADVFITKANSYGGEDNITVLLVERDLTQKGRDAS from the coding sequence ATGCATGCAGAATTTAGAACAGATAGAGGCAGAATAAGACATCATAATGAAGACAATGGCGGCGTTTTTGAAAATAAAGATAACCAGCCAATTGTCATTGTTGCAGACGGCATGGGTGGTCACCGCGCAGGAGACGTGGCGAGCGAAATGGCTGTTCGTTTACTAAGCGACGCATGGAAAGAAACGACCGCACTTTTGACCGCAGAAGAAATTGAAACTTGGTTACGCAAAACTATCCAAGAAGTCAATAAAGAAATTGCCCTTTATGCGGAAAGTGAAATGGATCTAAATGGTATGGGAACAACACTTGTTGCCGCTATTATGGCGCAGTCACAAGTCGTTATCGCCAACGTAGGAGACAGCCGTGGTTATTTACTTCAAAATCACGTTTTACGTCAACTAACCGAAGATCATTCGCTTGTACATGAACTCCTTCGAACAGGTGAAATCAGCAAAGAAGATGCTATGAACCATCCTCGCAAAAATATTCTTTTACGCGCACTTGGCGTAGAAGGAAAAGTGGAAGTAGATACATTTGTTGTCCCTTTTCAAACGAGCGATACGTTATTACTTTGTTCCGACGGTTTAACGAATATGGTTCCAGAAACAGAAATGGAAGAAATTTTAAAAAGCAAACGAACTCTTTCGGAAAAAGCAGATGTATTTATTACAAAAGCTAATTCTTATGGGGGAGAAGATAATATTACTGTGCTGTTAGTCGAACGAGATCTGACGCAGAAAGGGAGGGACGCTTCATGA
- the fmt gene encoding methionyl-tRNA formyltransferase, which produces MTKIIFMGTPEFSVPVLTQLASTYDVVAVVTQPDRPVGRKRVLTPPPVKKAALELAIPVYQPEKLRTSSELEELIALEADLLVTAAYGQILPNSLLESPKHGAINVHASLLPEYRGGAPVHYALLDGKTETGVTIMYMVEKLDAGDMISQRKIPITDEDNTGTMFDKLSKLGAELLMDTLPDFLAGKITAIPQDPEKVTFARNISREQEKIDWTKPGRTIFNQIRGLSPWPVAYTTLEEKPFKIWEATYEETKESGEPGAILADKTTLKIVTGDGTLIVPTVIQPAGKPKMDIHSFMSGAGRNLSKTTRFGE; this is translated from the coding sequence ATGACTAAAATTATCTTTATGGGCACACCAGAATTTTCCGTTCCCGTTTTAACGCAATTAGCTAGCACGTATGACGTAGTTGCAGTTGTGACACAGCCGGACCGACCAGTTGGGCGCAAACGAGTTTTAACACCACCGCCAGTAAAAAAGGCTGCTTTAGAACTAGCTATTCCAGTTTATCAACCAGAAAAATTGCGGACATCTAGCGAACTGGAAGAACTGATTGCTCTCGAGGCTGATTTGCTTGTAACAGCAGCTTACGGACAAATTTTGCCAAATAGTTTACTTGAATCACCGAAGCATGGCGCGATTAATGTGCACGCGTCTCTTTTACCAGAATACCGCGGCGGCGCTCCTGTCCACTATGCACTCCTTGATGGGAAAACGGAGACAGGTGTCACGATTATGTATATGGTAGAGAAATTGGATGCTGGTGATATGATTAGTCAGCGTAAAATCCCCATCACAGATGAAGATAATACTGGCACCATGTTTGATAAATTAAGCAAACTAGGCGCAGAATTATTGATGGACACATTACCCGACTTTTTAGCTGGAAAAATAACGGCAATCCCACAAGATCCTGAAAAAGTAACCTTTGCGCGCAATATTTCAAGAGAACAAGAAAAAATCGACTGGACAAAACCAGGACGTACTATCTTTAATCAAATTCGAGGATTGTCTCCTTGGCCAGTGGCTTATACAACACTGGAAGAAAAACCATTTAAAATCTGGGAAGCAACTTATGAAGAGACAAAAGAGAGCGGCGAACCAGGTGCCATTTTAGCAGATAAAACAACGCTTAAAATCGTAACAGGCGACGGCACGCTCATCGTACCAACAGTGATCCAACCAGCAGGAAAACCGAAGATGGATATTCACTCATTCATGTCCGGAGCTGGTAGAAATTTAAGTAAGACGACAAGGTTTGGTGAATAA
- the rsmB gene encoding 16S rRNA (cytosine(967)-C(5))-methyltransferase RsmB, which translates to MKKQKTVRAIALELIIKIENNQSYSHLLINDALKKQKLNPLDKGLLTELVYGTTQRKITLDYYLAPFLNKEPDNWVKNLLRMSVYQLTFLDKVPEHAILNEAGDIAKDLGHQGVTKFVNGVLRNVIRKGVPSIDAIKDPVQKIAVETSLPEWLAKRWADQYGIKKLREIGLAFLVAPHQSIRVNQTEIPTEQLIKELNDQGITVTRNEFIEEALLVEKGSVAETKAYKDGKCSIQDESSMLAAYALQLEDNLTVLDACAAPGGKTTHIAEKMHGTGMVHALDIHEKKTKLIDQAAKRLQLLNIRTAHLDARTASTMFEPETFDRILVDAPCSGFGVLRRKPDIKYAKTEKDIHKLAEIQLAILDDVSQLVKENGILVYSTCTIDKEENETVLRAFLEKHPEFALEPVVLPEKLAQIKKDDFIQLLPTDIGSDGFFVSSLRKVKS; encoded by the coding sequence ATGAAAAAACAAAAAACAGTTCGTGCGATTGCGCTAGAACTCATTATTAAAATTGAAAATAATCAATCATACAGCCATTTATTAATTAATGACGCCTTAAAAAAACAAAAGCTAAACCCGCTTGATAAAGGCCTTTTGACTGAGTTAGTATACGGTACAACACAACGTAAAATTACACTTGATTATTACTTAGCGCCGTTTCTAAATAAAGAACCCGACAATTGGGTGAAAAACTTACTAAGAATGTCCGTGTATCAATTAACCTTTTTAGATAAAGTTCCTGAGCATGCGATTTTAAATGAAGCTGGTGACATCGCGAAAGATTTAGGACACCAAGGTGTAACTAAGTTCGTCAACGGTGTGTTGCGTAATGTTATCCGAAAAGGCGTACCAAGTATTGATGCCATCAAAGACCCTGTGCAAAAAATCGCTGTTGAAACAAGTCTGCCAGAATGGTTAGCAAAAAGGTGGGCAGATCAATATGGTATCAAAAAACTGCGTGAAATCGGTTTAGCATTTCTTGTCGCACCTCACCAAAGCATTCGTGTCAACCAAACGGAAATTCCTACTGAACAATTAATCAAAGAACTAAATGACCAAGGAATCACCGTGACACGTAATGAATTTATCGAGGAAGCGTTACTTGTTGAAAAAGGATCTGTAGCAGAAACAAAAGCATACAAAGACGGTAAATGTAGCATTCAAGACGAAAGCTCAATGCTCGCAGCCTATGCGCTTCAACTAGAAGATAATTTGACCGTATTAGATGCTTGTGCGGCACCGGGTGGGAAAACAACCCATATCGCGGAAAAAATGCACGGCACGGGAATGGTTCATGCACTTGATATCCACGAAAAGAAAACCAAGCTAATTGATCAAGCCGCCAAACGATTGCAACTACTTAATATTCGTACGGCGCATTTAGACGCAAGAACCGCAAGTACTATGTTTGAACCAGAAACATTTGACCGTATTTTAGTGGATGCTCCATGCTCTGGCTTTGGCGTTCTTCGCAGAAAACCAGACATTAAATACGCAAAAACAGAAAAAGATATCCACAAATTAGCAGAAATTCAATTAGCCATTTTAGATGACGTTAGCCAATTAGTAAAAGAAAATGGTATATTAGTTTATAGTACTTGTACCATTGACAAGGAAGAAAATGAAACGGTTCTTCGTGCTTTCCTAGAAAAACATCCAGAATTCGCACTTGAACCAGTAGTACTTCCCGAAAAATTGGCGCAAATCAAGAAGGACGATTTTATTCAACTTTTACCAACAGATATTGGAAGCGATGGTTTCTTCGTTTCTAGCCTTAGAAAAGTGAAGTCCTGA